TAACTGAAGGCATGAGCAAGATATGGAATGAGCAGAGCCCTAACTAATATGTTCAAATCTACCCTCTGTAAAAGAATGTTCCGCTGAAATTCAAACTGAGGACAAACAGCTAATCATAACATCTCAGTgcatgttttttcctccctccttgaTGTCTCATTACTCTGGAAAATTATGATGCATGAAGTTTCCCTGCCACTGTCCCCAAAGACAGGGCAATGTGTTTGTGACTGGGGAGTTGTCATAGCTCATAAACCTGAGTCACACACTGTGTGCATACTAGATGGAGCTCGGTTTCGAGTCATGACTACTGCATGAGTGAAACTTAGCAGCATTACTTCTTGTAACTGGAAAATTTCTCCAAAAAGCACACTGAGatgatttaaatatttcctggaATGAACTTGCTGTGCTTCTTAATGGCAGCAGAGTTTTATTTCAATAACTTAATATTAGAAATCAGAATTTTGACTTGATGCTGCTCAAGAGGCACAAAACTTACCTTTTAGTATTCAGAGCAGTGGTATGTGTATGTCAGGGTATATCCTGTACCTGAAGTGATAGGCCTCTGCGTGCAGACCTTCATGTCTTACGTTAGTAATACCACAATGAGGTAAAGCTTTCCACCAAAATGGTAACTTAATTTTGAAAGATCTTACCTTAGTCTCCCTAAAGCTGGAACAGTTTTCAGCCTGTATGTGTAGGGAGGCAAGCATTTGAACTATTTGTGTTGGTATGAAGTATATGTTTGAATTTACAAGTGTCACTTGGATTATGGTAGCTCTGAACTAATCTTCTTAATTGTCTGACATCTCTCctgcttttggtgtttttcccTGTGAATGCTTAGAGAGGGTATGAGCCTCCCCAGGGCAAAGGGAACTTTCCATTCTTGTTGCCAAGACTTCATTCAAGGGTAGCAGAGCCAGATcatctgaaacaaagcaaatatgatcttcagaaaatcatttcaagctttcattttaaacactGCTTTCACTACCCTTTCCATCCTGAAAGACAGCAGTTCCCAAAACATAATCTGGAGAGGCTTGTGAAAACCAGTCTTGCTGCAAGCAAGAAGCTACACTGAACAGCATACACATGTGCTTAGTACTTAGAGATAGAAGAAGACTCTTGCCACAGGCCAAGATTTGGGACACTGCCACGGAACTGGGAATACACTGAAGCAGTTGTAGTACCTTACCAGGTATATACCTGATGATAATACCACTGAATTACATCTGCACTTGCTTATAGCTAGCCTTCCCAAACAACCAGTTGGTGGCTGTCATTTGTCCCCCATCAAGTAACATAGGTCAGCAGCAGGCATCTGGTACAGCTGTGTGCAAGGCGGCTCCCTCTGATAAATGTGGGGGAGAAGCTAAGCCATCACTGCTGTACTCTCCGGGTGATGGGGAGATGAAAAGTCTTTCCCTCAGGTGGGTGAGCAAGCAGAGAAGCTTGCAGACAGGTTTTGTTAGACAAGCTGTCCTGGCTGTTGTGTAAAAGGGTTCAGAGCTAGCAGGTCAGATCTGAGCCTGCTGCATCCTCGCTGAGAGGGGGAATTCACTACAAgttttttcagagattttttttccttcccattgtCTAAAACTGGAGTAGGACCAGATTCTGCATATGGGAGCAACAAATGCAGCGTGGCCCTGCTGGTGTGGGACAACAGAAAGCTGGTGCTTGCTGATCTTCATAAAAAgagcctggcagctctgcttaATTTGGGGCTGACCTAGGAGACTTTTCCATACCATTTCCCTGAATGTGCAAGCAGTCTTAATCTGAAAACCACTTCCCTTCAGTCCTTGTACTTGGCCTGCAGTGCTGTCCTGCTTGTCATATGCTAGGAAATTTGCCTTTGTATAATTTTTCCATTGACTGTCCACACCCCTTGAAAATGCAGTTGCAACATCTCACTTCATGCTGCTTCTATGATTAAAAGACATGACTTAGTGGAAAAAATCTTGACCTTCTTAGGTTTGGCCTGTCCTGCAACTGTTTGAGATAAGATTGTGCtggttttttatttaaaaaaaaaaaaaaaagctgcacacCACATTTcagggctgtttgttttttaaggaaatgacTACTACttagtttctggaaaaaaaataaaaattggcagGCTAGGTCAAATTGGagcaatttatttgaaaataatatgcTTAAAATGATACCAGTCAAAGGTTAGTTTAATTATTATACTGCTATTTTTCTTGCACAGGAGGCTATTTTAGTGGACATTATCAGCTTATATAACCTCATGAACCACACTTCTTTTTCCATTGCAACTTTCTAAACAATGTAATGtcaagggtatttttttttcctatcctgAATTTAGATGACTTGATGCTTAAGAGCCATCAACTGTATTTCCAGTAATGCACTAGGTGTCTGAAACTGTCTTTGGCCAAGTGGTAGCCACAAAGCTTCAAGAAACAGTTACGGTCTCACTTACCCTGGGAGTGATTAATAGCAAGTAACTCATGCTGCAACACCCATATGAAGGTGTCTTTGTTCAAAAGACCTCACTCGCCCTTGTGCACGTGGAAAGCACGTGGATGGTGGGTGCTATAGTGGGAACTGGTCTTCTATCATTGTCCCCAGGACAAAGTGGCTGTGTAAGAACTTGTGTATTAAGTTGTAAGTCATTTTCCTGAGTATCTGGTCCTGAAGTTACCTTGACTTCGCATCAAGTAGCTGTCTGGCCTTTTCACTAACCTGGTTCACACAAAGATTGGGATTTAAGGGAGAAATATGGCTAAATACTAGAAGACTTATTATTGATGAGGTAATGGTGTGGTTAATAGCTGCTAGGTTGAAGAACAAGTTAATTGGGTGGTGTTCCAGTTTAAAATTTGGGTCAGGCTTTCTGGAATTGGTGGGTACCTGTATGGTTGGCATGAGGAGCATGGTGCTTTATGGTTAATGCTTAAGGCTTCAGGACAGGGAACctgcttttgcagcttttctcaCCCAGCAGTTCTCTGGGTGAGGTAGGGCTTGATAACCATTCTTCTAGCagggcatcttttttttttttttttttttctgttcgCGCTGCCATTTAGTCACATAAACCTGTTGTTAGTGCTCCGCTGCAGTGGCAGACTTTCTTGTACCTGCCTCAGTTTTTGGTGGGATCAAAGCCTGTAGTCCAGTGGCACTACCAGTGAGTGTgggccctggtgctgctgccggCTGTGAACACATTTACCCTGGCAAGCTATGGCTGGGAGGGAAGGGTTAAGGTATTACTGTGTACCTGTAGGGGCTGGAGACAAGAAGGTCCTTATTTGTTGCACTGGAGTACATAATTCCTGGCCATGCCACAGATACCTTCTGCCATAAGGAATATGGTCCAGTTTCCAACCCTTGGTCTGGTCTCTAACCATTCCACAAAATAAGTATCTTCCTGCTGAATTTCACTTCTGATGTGTGGCAGCTGAAGCATGCAGAACACTGCCAAAATATCCAAAATGCAGCTGAACTTATCTGCCAGGCTGGTGCTATTGCCCAGCAGTTGTGCCAGGCACAGGCCCGTGTGGCAAGGGTCAGGACTgctacagtgctgtgctgctccgtgtctccctccccttctgatggcagtgcctggagcacaagtctgTTCTCGTGTGTAgtttggccagcagcaggaaatgaGATCTCAGATTTGCAGACTGAGATATCTCAGTTTGCAAAATCAGGAGCACTCATGCAAAAGCTGTGGCGGAGGGGTTGAGGCTTTCTGGATGAATAGCCAGAAAAGCAGGGGCCTGTTTGGTGAGCCCTATCCAAGTAAATGTATGCCTTGGAAGAAGGCCTCTGGGCAGTGCTTGTTTGAAGCAATCTGATGTTATAGGAAGTTGAGGAGTTCTTCTCATCACTTAGTTGTTTATCTTGTGTCCGGACACTAATCCACCCTGAAGACCAAGTGTCTTGAGAGTTGTTTTTTGTCTCAGGCTGCTTGACAGCAGCTCCTCTCACAGACTTTTTCTTGGCTCTTTCAGATCTTCCCCGATCCCTCTGACTTCGACTGCTACTGCAAGCTGAAGGACCGCCTGCCCTCCATCGTGGTGGAGCCAACAGAGGGCGATGTGGAGAGCGGGGAGCTAAGATGGCCGCCAGAAGAGTTCCTTGTgcaggaggaggacgaggaggaggaggaggaagaaaactgtGAAGATGCAAAGAAGGACAACAAGGAGCAATAAATGGCTTCTAGGGAAAGGCAAGGGACTGCACCCTTCTAAAGGAAGAGCCACACTTTTTCGAAAggctttttaaaggaaaaaaaaaaaagacaagttcaACTTTGCACCTGCAAGATCTTAGTTTTTTTGTATTCTCTGTATTGAGAACTGAAGCCCTCGGTGTCAGCAGACCTTCTGAGGAAGGAAGTGTTGCAGAGAAATGTTTGCTGTTCTTGAGATCActatctgtatttttccaagGTGGAGACAGCAGTGAAATTCCGAGCACGTGGTGGAGGGTGACCACACAAGGGATGCTGGAGGGGGGAGCGTGGGGATGGAGGAGTGCAGAGGGAAAGCAagcacagcagtgctcagcTGTGAGCTGCCTCTGACCAAAAGCCTGAGAACAGAGGAGTCATCTCTCAGATCTGCCTTTCTTAAAGCTTCCATTTTGTGTGTCTGAAGATAGAAGGGTGTCCATAGCGAAGCATCGCTAAATGCTCTACTGCTGAGGGGCCCGTAGCTCTCTCCAGTTCAGCACCTCCTAGAGTCATGTCGGAGTCATACATCCATAGGAGTAGTGGGCTTCTTGCTCTCGAGCCTGTACCAGTCACTTTCCTAAAGCTGGTTTTTC
The nucleotide sequence above comes from Aythya fuligula isolate bAytFul2 chromosome 3, bAytFul2.pri, whole genome shotgun sequence. Encoded proteins:
- the LBH gene encoding protein LBH; this translates as MSVLCPLPCPDYLRSAEMTEVMMNTPAMDEIGLSPRKDGLSYQIFPDPSDFDCYCKLKDRLPSIVVEPTEGDVESGELRWPPEEFLVQEEDEEEEEEENCEDAKKDNKEQ